The DNA region AGTCTTCCCTCGCGGCTCTACGGGCGAGAAAGGAGAGGCGCCTGTTGCAATTATCAATGCATCGTACTCTTCACTCCCCTCGGAACTCTTGACAATTCTGGCATTAAAATCAATAGAGGAAACGGCGGTGTTCAAATGCAGATCAATTTTTGCTTTTCTGAACCATTCCTCGTTGAATTCTATGATGAAATCTGGAGGTGTCTCTCCCGATATAATGTAAGGAAGGGCACATTTAGAGTATTGAGGGTATTTTCCCCCTTCAAAAACTTTTATCTCTGCCCTCCTGTCATTTTTTCTTGCAAACTGGGCAGCCGTTGCTCCGGCGGCACCGCACCCGATGACAATCAATTTCATGAAGTCATATTGCCGTCTGCCTTAAAGATTTTTACGTTCCCAGTATTTTCTTCAACTCCCCCACAAAACCCTCAAAGCCTATTGGCCGGGGTATCACCCCTTTCGCACCTGCATCTTTCAGCTCATTGGCCCACTTGGTATCAAAAAATGCAGTGAATCCGTATATGCGTGCATCCCCGTCCAGGTTCATTATACGCTTTGTAGTCTCTACGCCGTCTACGCCCGGCAGCTTTAAATCCATGATGACCAGATCAGGCTTTTTTCCCGCATTGGACATGTCTTCATACATCTTGACTCCATCCTCACCGGTGAATGCGGAGTGTAACTCAACATCAATTTCTGCCTTATTAATGTAAATCTTCATCAAATCCTGCATATCTCTTTCGTCCTCAACGATCAATATCCTTTTACCCATGACTTTCACCCTTCACAGCAGACTAAAGTAATGAAATATGTTCCCTATAAACTTTTTCTATTTTTACTGGTTCTGTTCATAAAGCTAAAGCGTACCGAATATTGCAGACCAATCCAACCACAGCGGAGAATCTGGGATTTGATCCCAACGATTTGCCCACTTACGAATCATCAATGATCTGTTGTTAGAGAAAGTAAAATGCTTTCTTTCATACCACATTGTGCTTAATTGCGTTGAACAATGAAGAGCTATTTAATTTGCAAAATGAAAAATCAGTAAATCTGCATGTACCGCACACCAACATATTAAAATAGGAAAAGCCATTGGGGTTTGATATTATGTCCGTAAAATTTGAAGATTTGCCACCACAGGTACAGAACCAATTGCAGCAGCTACAACAGTTTCAGCAGCAATTGGAAATTACCATCCAGCAACGCCAACAAATAAAAATAAGAATTAAAGACATAGAAAACGCACTTGAGGAACTGGAAAAGGCGGATAAGGATGCCCTGGTGTTCAAAAACGTTGGCCCTATCCTGATAAAAGCGGATGAAAAAGATGTTGCCAAAGAACTGCAGGATACTAAAGAGAATCTCGAGGTAAGGAAGAAGACAATGGAAAAACAGGAGCAGAGAGTGAAAGAGAAGATAGAAGAGATACAGGCAAAAATACAGGGTGCTCTATCACCCCAGACGGGATGAATCACTCACTCTATCACAATTGCCCCATAACCCACACAGGAGTCAGAAGGATAAACGTCGTATGACGTTGAGTATTTCAGCAATCTTGCCTTCCTTGCACCCAATTTTTTTGCTGCAGCCATCACGGCAGCCACACATCCGTATCCGCACATAGATATGTTATTGTTCTCCACCGTTTCCATAAAGTAGCGTATATCCATTGAACGTATCGCATCTATCGCTTTTTTATCCTGCACTGATGCCCACTCATTTACAGGTATGCCGGCAGGTGAAAACTGCCCGTATCCCGTTCCGACATGAGAAAAGTCAGTGCTTGCTATCAGTAATGCATCTGGTGCACCTGCCAGCCTTTCTCCAACTTCAATTGCCGTATTGTAATCCTGGATGCCCATACATAGCGGAACAAAAGAAAAATCGGGGTTCAAAAATTGGAGAAACGGGAGCTGAACTTCGATGGAATGTTCATAAAGATGGGCCATCTCGTCTTCATCGACTATGCCGCCGCATATCTTCCTTGCAACATTTTCATCAATTTTAACATTGCCAAGAGGCGTTTCCCATTCCCCTTCAGCCATCAAAGCCACACCTAACCCGTAGCCAGTATGGTTCGGGCCAACGATAATAAAACTATCGGGAAATCCATCTTCTGCTATCTCGGTGTAAACATGGGCAGCAATTGGGCCGGAGAAAACATACCCCGCATGGGGCACAATGCATCCCTTTATTTTTCCTTTCCGTTTTCTGATCTCCGGCAATTTCCCCGGTCCTCGCCCGTCCAGAAAGCATTTTTCAATCTGCTTCGAAAGCATTTCAGCATTTCCCTCATAAAAGCTCCCAGCAGCTACTGGCCTTCTTATCATGATTATAATATGGAATTAAAAAATTTAAATGTGTGGGTAGATTTTTAATGACAGAATAAATGAAAAAAGAGTTGAATCAACCTGGATCAGAAATTTATCTTCGGTAGTTCCAAGACCCTCTATTTATCACTATTATTCTTAAAGCAGTTCTTTCCTATATTTTTCGTCTTGGTATTTTTCGCTGTTGTTGAGATAATCTTTTATAACCTCATACTCCTTGGTTGATATAAAATCCTTAAGCCATTCTATTCCCTTGCTTTTAAAGGGAATGAGAGCATGCAGCCCTATTCCATACTTTTTCGCTATCTCGCCTGCACCCTGCTCCCTGTCTATTATGACTGCCACATCCACGCACTTTATTTGCATTCCTCTCCTGTTTCCTTCCATTTTAAGCTGTTCTATTGCAACGAGTTTGCTGTCAAATTTTGTCACAAGGTCATCAACGGCAACGAATCTGTCACCTTCATTTATTTCTCCCTCCACAAGTGAATGCTCGCCGTATCTGGATGCAGCTTCTTCGAGTTCGTTCAGTGACTTTACCCCTTTCAATTTTCTAGTATAACAGAGGGGTATTGCATATTCCGTGGATATGGCGGTTGCAATCGGTATGCCGGCCATCGCTATGCCCAGTATTTTGTTGGCATCGCATTCTTTTTTAATCATTTCGCCCATATACCTGCCCACTTTTTTGAGCAGTATGGGATAAGACGGTAAAGAACGGATCTGTATATAGAACGGGCTCCATATTCCGGAAACAAGTCTCCATCCCTCCCGATGGTCTCTAAACCATGTTTTTATCAACCCGTGCCTGTAAAGTTCGGATATTATCTCCTTCCCGATTTCCATACTATCACTCAAATTTTAATGCCTCCTCACAGAACTCTTTTGCGGATTTTTCCATGTTATTGCTTTTGTATATGGAAGAGCCAATTATTGCATAGGCAGAATACCCCTCCAGTATCGTAAATGCTTTTTTGATTCTCCCCCCCTGACGGCCTATTCCCGGCATGCAGTATTTAGGATCATTGACAATTTCTGAAAGAATATCATTGTATTTTTTCAGCGATTGCTCTCTATTGCCCGGGAGAATGAAATATTCAACGCCATTTTCCGCTCCTATCCTGTACATTTCCTCGGGCGCATTATTTCTTATGAAGCCTTCTTCTCTTTCCATATATGCTGGATGCGTCATCTCTCCCCCAACCATGGGCACCATTTTTTTATCGATTATTGCTTTTATGAATGCCCTCTCGGTTTCCGGCCCAGCTTGAGGAAATATAATCACGCTTTTTATTCCTCCTTTGCAGCATACTCCCGCAAATTTTTCGCCCATCTGCGGTATGTCCGTTCCAGCCTTTTGATGGTCGTATATTACCGGCAGGTTGCAGCATTCCCTGACTATGTCCGTCAAAGTTTTCAACCCGTAAGACAATGCAAGCGTCACCCCGACTTTATAGCCTACAATTCCTTCAATGTGGTGTGTCTTATTTACTAGCTCTCTGAATTGCTCCAGCGATACAACATCACAGGCGGTTATAACGCCGTGCTCCTTTTCAAATAACATCATAATGAATACTTTATTTTGCTTTTAGAGTTTTCCTTCCTTTATTTTCTCTCTTGCCTCTTCCATGATTTTATTGGTAAAAAATAAGTTATGAATTGTTGCAAGCCTTGGCCCGAGAGAGTCTTTCTCCCTAAACAAATGATTGATATAATCAAGAGAAAAATTTCTGCAGGTATAGCACTGGCATCCTTCCTGGATTACATCACCTTTAACTTTTGCCCTGCCAAGATTTATTTTACCTTTACCAACAAAAACCGTGCCGTGCCTCGCATTTCTTGTTGGAAATGCACTATCAAATATATCCACCCCCTTCTTTATTGCTCCAATTATGTCTTCTGCCGAGCCGACTCCCA from Candidatus Thermoplasmatota archaeon includes:
- a CDS encoding response regulator, coding for MGKRILIVEDERDMQDLMKIYINKAEIDVELHSAFTGEDGVKMYEDMSNAGKKPDLVIMDLKLPGVDGVETTKRIMNLDGDARIYGFTAFFDTKWANELKDAGAKGVIPRPIGFEGFVGELKKILGT
- a CDS encoding prefoldin subunit beta, with the protein product MSVKFEDLPPQVQNQLQQLQQFQQQLEITIQQRQQIKIRIKDIENALEELEKADKDALVFKNVGPILIKADEKDVAKELQDTKENLEVRKKTMEKQEQRVKEKIEEIQAKIQGALSPQTG
- a CDS encoding MEMO1 family protein, coding for MIRRPVAAGSFYEGNAEMLSKQIEKCFLDGRGPGKLPEIRKRKGKIKGCIVPHAGYVFSGPIAAHVYTEIAEDGFPDSFIIVGPNHTGYGLGVALMAEGEWETPLGNVKIDENVARKICGGIVDEDEMAHLYEHSIEVQLPFLQFLNPDFSFVPLCMGIQDYNTAIEVGERLAGAPDALLIASTDFSHVGTGYGQFSPAGIPVNEWASVQDKKAIDAIRSMDIRYFMETVENNNISMCGYGCVAAVMAAAKKLGARKARLLKYSTSYDVYPSDSCVGYGAIVIE